The Astatotilapia calliptera chromosome 2, fAstCal1.2, whole genome shotgun sequence genome includes a window with the following:
- the LOC113029529 gene encoding thiosulfate:glutathione sulfurtransferase-like, protein MANTGTKEISYEELKALVGKSPNLILIDVRSEEEVAKGHIPGSINIPLNTVEGALKMNPDEFKVRYGVTKPLLDAPELVFHCQIGKRGAMATTKAHQLGYVNARNYAGAYSEWSKKEGK, encoded by the exons GTACCAAGGAAATCTCCTATGAGGAATTGAAGGCTCTTGTGGGAAAGAGCCCGAATCTCATTCTGATTGATGTCCGCAGTGAAGAGGAGGTGGCAAAAGGACATATTCCAGGATCCATTAATATTCCAC TTAATACAGTAGAGGGCGCTCTTAAAATGAATCCAGACGAATTCAAGGTTAGGTACGGAGTAACAAAGCCACTGCTGGATGCACCAGAGCTGGTTTTTCACTGCCAGATTGGCAAGCGAGGGGCAATGGCTACCACCAAGGCTCATCAGCTAGGATACGTGAA TGCACGTAATTATGCTGGTGCATACAGCGAGTGGtcgaagaaagaaggaaaatga
- the LOC113029537 gene encoding LRRN4 C-terminal-like protein → MTSLCRNLVALLFFVLPPMHSHFFTNAASASPPITHSQIIRVPDMGSDGQDDYDLIEYDTTTAPTRVVNVPMIHQKNQLCEYDPCSENQVPCVTLSEQTGCLCPGMSGANVRPHSPRIQALVPVSEGSDRGKIQVQWCAPSSVVSEYRIVIEGRDSEVPKFGDASRRGLVRSLEVGTKVCVVAVNNAGSSDPSEFSCKRYELHESSDHTLMAWIIGGGVALLLLVVIAALICGKYKKFRKGKRDSTDGLTKVHVEHCDLDKCSSVVV, encoded by the coding sequence ATGACCTCACTTTGCAGGAACCTGGTGGCACTTCTCTTTTTTGTCTTGCCTCCCATGCATTCCCATTTCTTCACCAATGCTGCGTCTGCTTCCCCACCCATCACCCATTCACAGATCATACGCGTGCCTGACATGGGCTCAGACGGCCAGGATGATTATGACCTTATTGAATACGACACCACCACAGCTCCTACTAGGGTGGTGAACGTCCCAATGATACACCAGAAAAACCAGCTCTGCGAGTACGACCCCTGCTCGGAGAACCAGGTTCCCTGTGTTACACTTTCAGAGCAAACTGGGTGCCTCTGCCCTGGGATGAGTGGAGCTAATGTGCGTCCTCACTCACCACGTATCCAAGCGCTGGTTCCAGTCAGTGAGGGGAGTGACAGAGGGAAAATACAGGTGCAGTGGTGTGCTCCATCTTCAGTGGTATCTGAGTACAGAATAGTCATCGAGGGAAGGGACAGTGAAGTCCCAAAGTTTGGGGATGCGTCACGGCGGGGTTTGGTCAGATCTTTGGAAGTGGGAACTAAAGTGTGTGTGGTGGCAGTGAACAACGCAGGAAGCAGCGATCCTTCAGAGTTTTCATGTAAGCGGTATGAATTGCATGAATCTTCTGACCACACACTGATGGCCTGGATTATAGGAGGAGGAGTCGCTCTCCTTTTACTGGTTGTAATAGCAGCTCTGATCTGTGGGAAGTATAAGAAGTTTCGAAAGGGAAAGAGAGACTCTACTGATGGACTTACTAAAGTACACGTGGAACACTGTGATCTGGACAAATGCAGTTCTGTAGTGGTGTAA